A single genomic interval of Brevibacillus brevis harbors:
- a CDS encoding transporter substrate-binding domain-containing protein, whose amino-acid sequence MKKTKSFISLALTSMLAAVMIAGCGTGNQTATGQAPAPSAGDKKTLVMATSADYKPYEYHDLSSGKDEIVGFDIDIAKYIAKELGYELQINDMNFDGLIPALQTNRADFVMAGMTATPEREKNADFSTIYYDAKNTIVAKKDSNLTKPEQLAGKKVAVQLGSIQEGAAKELAKTVSGLQITSLNKLPEIVEEVKAGRVDAAIIEDTVAKGFVANNDSLQFTTMEENEKNGSAVAFPKGSPHVEKFNEVIKKMQENGEMDKLIQKWFGQ is encoded by the coding sequence ATGAAGAAAACAAAATCATTTATTTCCTTGGCTCTTACTTCCATGCTTGCGGCAGTTATGATCGCTGGATGCGGTACAGGCAATCAAACGGCAACAGGACAAGCACCTGCGCCTTCTGCTGGCGACAAGAAAACATTGGTTATGGCTACTTCTGCTGACTATAAGCCGTATGAATATCACGACCTGAGCAGCGGAAAAGATGAGATTGTCGGCTTTGACATTGATATCGCGAAATACATTGCAAAAGAGCTTGGCTACGAACTGCAAATTAATGACATGAACTTTGACGGACTTATTCCCGCACTGCAAACGAATCGCGCGGACTTCGTTATGGCTGGTATGACAGCAACACCTGAGCGCGAGAAGAACGCTGATTTCTCCACCATCTATTACGATGCGAAAAATACGATCGTAGCAAAGAAAGACAGCAATCTGACCAAGCCTGAGCAATTGGCGGGTAAAAAAGTGGCGGTACAGCTCGGTTCTATTCAGGAAGGGGCAGCAAAGGAGCTTGCAAAGACTGTTTCCGGCTTGCAGATCACTTCGCTGAACAAGCTGCCTGAGATTGTCGAAGAAGTAAAAGCGGGCCGTGTAGATGCTGCTATTATTGAGGACACGGTAGCGAAAGGCTTCGTGGCAAACAATGACTCCCTGCAATTCACTACAATGGAAGAAAATGAAAAGAATGGCTCCGCTGTTGCGTTCCCAAAAGGATCGCCGCACGTAGAGAAATTTAATGAAGTCATTAAAAAGATGCAAGAAAACGGAGAAATGGACAAGCTGATTCAAAAATGGTTCGGTCAATAA
- a CDS encoding RDD family protein → MESITTSPSNPVGFWRRLGAGLLDAIIIGLPLLLLTYIITGTTEDNLVTNIISSLYSLLVPVFWHGYTVGKRIAGIRIARIDEEPVGIGTMLLRNLVGGIVYVITLGLGIIVSAIMVAVRQDKRSIHDLIAGTYVTSNQP, encoded by the coding sequence ATGGAATCAATCACCACATCGCCAAGCAATCCCGTAGGATTTTGGCGTCGGCTCGGTGCCGGTCTGCTAGATGCAATCATTATCGGACTACCGCTACTACTGCTCACCTATATCATTACAGGCACTACCGAAGACAATCTTGTTACCAATATCATCTCCTCACTGTACAGCCTCCTCGTGCCCGTATTTTGGCATGGCTATACAGTAGGCAAAAGAATTGCAGGGATTCGCATCGCCCGAATCGATGAAGAGCCTGTGGGAATCGGAACCATGCTGTTACGCAACCTGGTCGGAGGGATCGTGTACGTCATTACACTCGGTCTTGGTATAATCGTCAGCGCCATCATGGTTGCTGTTCGTCAGGATAAACGCTCGATCCATGATTTGATCGCCGGCACGTATGTAACATCGAATCAACCTTAA
- the sdaAA gene encoding L-serine ammonia-lyase, iron-sulfur-dependent, subunit alpha — protein sequence MFRNVAELVELAESQGKKISEVMIEAEMEVSQRSRDAIMQDMYANLDVMEKAVRRGLTEDIRSHSGLTGGDAKKLQTYMETKTFLSGPTLLNAVSMSVAVNEVNAAMGTIVATPTAGACGIVPGTLFAVSDKLQPTREEMVNYLFTAGAIGYCIANNAFISGAAGGCQAEVGSATAMAAAAIVEMAGGTPEESAQAVAIALKNMLGLVCDPVAGLVEVPCVKRNAMGAAIATVAADMAMAGIKSVIPTDEVIEAMYRIGCAMPTTLKETAQGGLAATQTGRMIEAKVFGVRMEK from the coding sequence ATGTTTCGTAATGTGGCTGAACTAGTAGAGTTGGCCGAATCCCAGGGGAAGAAAATCTCCGAGGTGATGATTGAAGCAGAAATGGAAGTTTCCCAGCGCAGTCGGGATGCCATTATGCAAGATATGTACGCCAACCTCGATGTGATGGAAAAAGCAGTGCGTCGCGGACTTACCGAAGATATTCGCTCGCATAGCGGGTTGACGGGCGGCGATGCGAAGAAGCTGCAAACATATATGGAGACCAAGACGTTTTTGTCTGGTCCCACCCTTTTGAATGCCGTCTCGATGTCCGTGGCGGTTAACGAAGTAAACGCAGCGATGGGTACGATTGTCGCAACGCCGACAGCAGGAGCATGCGGTATTGTACCAGGGACGCTGTTTGCCGTATCTGACAAGCTGCAGCCGACCCGTGAGGAAATGGTCAATTATTTGTTTACGGCAGGCGCTATCGGATATTGCATTGCCAATAACGCATTCATTTCGGGTGCTGCGGGTGGTTGCCAGGCAGAGGTGGGCTCTGCAACGGCCATGGCTGCTGCGGCGATTGTAGAAATGGCTGGCGGTACGCCTGAGGAATCTGCCCAAGCAGTAGCGATCGCGTTGAAAAATATGCTCGGTCTGGTCTGTGACCCCGTAGCCGGACTGGTTGAAGTACCATGTGTCAAACGAAATGCGATGGGAGCAGCGATTGCGACGGTAGCCGCAGATATGGCGATGGCAGGCATCAAGAGTGTAATCCCGACAGATGAAGTCATCGAGGCCATGTACCGAATCGGCTGCGCCATGCCGACTACGCTGAAGGAAACCGCACAGGGTGGTCTTGCTGCCACGCAAACGGGCCGCATGATCGAAGCCAAAGTGTTCGGTGTACGGATGGAGAAGTAA
- a CDS encoding Asp23/Gls24 family envelope stress response protein, whose translation MTVEMNTSLGKIDVTEDVIARIAGGAAMEVFGLVGMASRKALKDGIAELLGRDNLSKGVVVHNTNGEVVLDMHIIVSYGVKISEVAGNVQRRVRYTLEQTVGIDVTAVNIFVQGVRTDRDM comes from the coding sequence ATGACAGTGGAAATGAATACATCGCTAGGAAAGATCGATGTTACAGAAGACGTGATCGCACGGATCGCTGGCGGCGCGGCCATGGAAGTTTTTGGACTTGTGGGCATGGCTTCTCGCAAAGCGTTGAAAGATGGAATCGCTGAACTGTTAGGAAGAGACAACCTGAGCAAAGGTGTCGTCGTTCATAACACAAATGGCGAAGTAGTATTGGACATGCACATTATCGTCAGCTATGGCGTGAAAATTTCCGAGGTGGCAGGCAACGTACAACGCCGTGTTCGATATACCTTGGAGCAAACGGTAGGCATTGATGTGACTGCTGTTAATATTTTTGTGCAGGGAGTTCGTACAGACAGGGATATGTAA
- the rpe gene encoding ribulose-phosphate 3-epimerase — protein sequence MVKIAPSILSADFARLGEEILDVEKGGADWIHVDVMDGHFVPNITIGPLIVEAIRPVTKLPLDVHLMIEEPDRYIPQFAKSGADWITVHQEACRHLHRTLYLIKEQGVKAGVVLNPATPISTIEPVLADLDMVLLMTVNPGFGGQKFIHSVLPKVAQLRQMLNERGLGHVEIEIDGGVNAQTARLCEEAGATVLVAGSAVFNQADRGQAIAAIRGQ from the coding sequence ATGGTAAAAATCGCACCTTCTATCCTATCTGCTGATTTTGCCCGTCTGGGTGAAGAAATTCTCGATGTCGAGAAGGGAGGAGCAGACTGGATTCACGTGGATGTGATGGATGGACACTTCGTTCCAAACATTACGATCGGCCCTCTGATTGTAGAGGCGATTCGCCCAGTGACCAAGCTGCCTCTCGATGTACACTTGATGATTGAGGAACCAGATCGCTACATTCCGCAATTCGCGAAAAGTGGAGCAGACTGGATTACGGTTCATCAGGAAGCATGCCGTCATCTCCATCGCACGCTGTACTTGATCAAAGAGCAAGGTGTAAAAGCGGGAGTGGTATTGAACCCGGCTACACCGATTTCCACGATCGAGCCAGTCCTCGCTGATTTGGATATGGTTCTCCTCATGACAGTGAACCCTGGTTTTGGTGGACAAAAATTTATTCACAGCGTTCTGCCAAAGGTTGCCCAGTTGCGTCAAATGCTGAACGAGCGTGGCTTGGGGCATGTGGAAATCGAAATCGATGGCGGTGTCAATGCACAAACAGCACGATTGTGCGAGGAAGCAGGAGCGACTGTCCTCGTTGCAGGCAGCGCGGTATTCAATCAGGCAGATCGCGGTCAAGCGATCGCTGCGATTCGTGGACAGTAA
- the thiT gene encoding energy-coupled thiamine transporter ThiT has product MDRQRLVILLEMAMMAALAIVFSQIKVFDMPQGGSVSLVMVPIALIAVRRGLAAGVITGLVVGFLQLLLGSTVVHPVQLLLDYPLAFGALGLAGLVRLSGYEGTKQRIIVLWSGLFIGVIGRFVCHFLSGVIWFGSYAPEGVPVWQYSLIYNITYLLPEMIIAGVVLTVVLSSASQLLFPARDRVA; this is encoded by the coding sequence TTGGATCGTCAACGGTTGGTCATTTTGTTGGAAATGGCGATGATGGCGGCTCTTGCAATTGTGTTTAGTCAGATCAAGGTTTTCGATATGCCACAGGGCGGCTCTGTATCGCTGGTGATGGTGCCAATCGCGTTGATCGCTGTTCGCCGTGGACTCGCTGCTGGTGTCATTACAGGACTTGTTGTTGGATTTCTTCAATTGCTCTTGGGCAGTACAGTTGTCCATCCGGTTCAGTTGTTGCTGGATTATCCGCTTGCTTTTGGTGCGCTGGGTCTCGCTGGGCTTGTTCGCCTGTCTGGCTATGAAGGAACGAAGCAACGAATCATCGTACTGTGGAGCGGCTTGTTTATCGGCGTGATTGGACGATTTGTCTGCCATTTTCTATCGGGTGTTATTTGGTTTGGCAGCTACGCGCCAGAAGGTGTACCAGTCTGGCAATATTCCCTCATTTATAACATCACGTATTTGCTGCCAGAAATGATTATCGCGGGAGTCGTCTTGACAGTTGTACTTAGTAGCGCATCGCAGTTGCTGTTCCCCGCACGCGATCGAGTCGCATAA
- a CDS encoding DegV family protein — MPIVILTDSASDIDASVRQSLGIVAVPLKIMFGAETYVDAVTISSSEFFEKLKQSSVMPTTSQPSPLEFAEAYKAIYEKYGKDVQIIAILLSGSLSGTYQSAMIAKSMLDENIDITVIDSRKASFVHGMICVEAAKAAQAGKNKEQILDQIDRYLDEVQVYFIVDTLEFLQKGGRIGKASAVIGSLLNIKPILTLDTAGYVSAFDKVRGTKKALNRVFEALQEYAQGNPVKIAVLHSSVPDQAAELLERLKQEFTVTDSWLEQIGPVIGTHTGPGLLGIVMVKDK, encoded by the coding sequence ATGCCAATTGTGATTCTTACCGACAGCGCGTCCGATATCGATGCGTCTGTGAGGCAGTCATTGGGGATCGTGGCCGTCCCGTTGAAAATCATGTTTGGGGCGGAAACGTATGTGGACGCAGTCACTATCTCGTCTTCAGAGTTTTTCGAGAAGCTGAAGCAATCGAGCGTGATGCCGACAACCTCGCAGCCGTCTCCGCTTGAATTTGCCGAAGCGTACAAAGCGATCTATGAGAAATATGGCAAGGACGTGCAAATCATTGCCATACTCTTATCGGGTTCCTTATCGGGTACGTATCAATCAGCGATGATCGCCAAGTCGATGTTGGATGAAAATATCGACATTACGGTGATCGATTCCCGCAAAGCTTCGTTTGTTCATGGAATGATCTGCGTGGAGGCTGCAAAAGCCGCACAAGCAGGCAAGAACAAGGAGCAGATTCTGGATCAGATTGATCGTTATTTGGATGAGGTGCAGGTATACTTTATTGTGGATACGCTGGAGTTCCTGCAAAAAGGCGGTCGGATCGGCAAAGCATCTGCTGTCATCGGTTCGCTCTTGAATATCAAGCCGATTTTGACACTGGATACCGCTGGGTACGTGTCTGCTTTTGACAAGGTACGTGGGACGAAGAAGGCTCTTAATCGCGTATTTGAAGCTTTGCAGGAATACGCGCAAGGGAACCCGGTGAAAATCGCTGTGCTGCACAGCAGTGTTCCAGATCAAGCGGCTGAGCTCTTGGAGCGACTCAAGCAAGAGTTTACGGTAACGGACTCTTGGTTGGAACAGATTGGTCCCGTGATCGGTACACATACAGGTCCAGGGCTACTTGGGATTGTCATGGTAAAAGATAAGTAA
- a CDS encoding DAK2 domain-containing protein, with amino-acid sequence MVHTRLDGVLFSRMVYLGANLLSDNVRVVDGLNVFPVPDGDTGTNMNLTFSSGVEELTRKESPRITESAAALAKGLLMGARGNSGVILSQLFRGFSKSVNGKDEVNARQFADALKAGVDSAYQAVMKPVEGTILTVAREAAEMAVRAARTSDDIISVMEKTYEQAQATLLRTPEMLPVLKEVGVVDSGGQGLLFIYEGFLRALRGEELSADRERSIPKMGQEELDKLISEQHHAQIHMKTEDITYGYCTEFMVHVAHSTEPNKKPFSEALFRSHLDTMGDSLLVVSDDEVIKVHIHAEHPGSVLQYAQQFGSLHRLKIENMREQHANILKAEENKGQAKPETAAQPATELLPYGLIAVAAGGGIATILRSMGVHVVVEGGQTMNPSTEDFMKAIEGLNAQHIIILPNNSNIIMAAQQASELAEVPVTVVPTKSIPQGLAALVSFRADVEPEANAQAMTKAIAQVKTGMVTHAVRDTQMGEVQIKEGDFIGMAEKEIVTAGPDLLACATTLLLGMVDEDSEIVTIFLGEDATEDQAHALEKALSDAYPDVEVEIQAGGQPLYPFIFSVE; translated from the coding sequence TTGGTACATACGCGTCTAGATGGCGTGCTGTTTAGCCGGATGGTTTACCTGGGGGCGAACCTTTTATCCGACAACGTCAGAGTAGTGGATGGATTAAACGTCTTTCCTGTGCCGGATGGCGATACGGGGACAAACATGAATTTGACTTTCTCTTCCGGTGTGGAGGAGCTGACTCGAAAAGAATCCCCCCGAATCACTGAATCGGCAGCTGCTTTGGCAAAAGGTCTGTTAATGGGCGCGCGCGGTAACTCCGGCGTGATTTTGTCCCAGTTATTCCGCGGCTTCAGCAAATCAGTCAATGGAAAAGATGAGGTTAACGCCCGTCAGTTTGCCGATGCCTTGAAAGCTGGTGTTGACTCTGCGTATCAGGCAGTGATGAAGCCGGTAGAAGGCACGATTTTGACTGTTGCCCGTGAAGCGGCGGAGATGGCTGTGCGTGCAGCGCGCACGTCAGATGATATTATCTCTGTCATGGAAAAAACATACGAGCAGGCGCAAGCTACGCTGTTGCGTACGCCGGAAATGCTGCCTGTTCTAAAAGAAGTGGGCGTAGTCGACTCAGGTGGACAAGGTCTCTTGTTTATTTATGAAGGGTTTTTGCGAGCATTGCGCGGGGAAGAGCTATCCGCTGATCGTGAGCGTTCGATACCTAAAATGGGTCAGGAAGAGCTGGACAAGCTCATTTCTGAGCAGCATCATGCTCAAATCCACATGAAAACAGAAGACATCACGTACGGGTACTGTACGGAATTTATGGTTCATGTCGCGCATAGCACCGAGCCGAACAAAAAGCCCTTCTCAGAAGCGCTGTTCCGCAGCCATCTGGATACGATGGGCGATTCACTACTGGTCGTGTCTGATGATGAAGTCATCAAGGTACATATTCATGCAGAGCATCCGGGAAGCGTACTGCAATACGCTCAGCAATTCGGCAGCCTGCATCGACTGAAGATAGAAAACATGCGCGAGCAGCATGCGAACATCTTAAAAGCGGAAGAGAACAAAGGACAGGCGAAGCCAGAAACAGCCGCTCAGCCTGCTACAGAACTGCTTCCATACGGATTGATCGCGGTAGCTGCTGGTGGGGGAATCGCTACGATTCTGCGCAGCATGGGTGTGCATGTAGTAGTAGAGGGCGGCCAAACGATGAATCCGAGCACAGAGGACTTCATGAAGGCCATCGAAGGACTGAATGCCCAGCACATCATCATCCTGCCAAACAACAGCAATATCATCATGGCAGCACAGCAGGCATCCGAGCTTGCTGAGGTTCCTGTAACTGTCGTACCGACGAAGAGCATTCCGCAGGGATTGGCAGCACTGGTCAGCTTCCGTGCAGATGTTGAACCGGAAGCGAACGCCCAAGCGATGACCAAGGCGATTGCCCAAGTGAAAACAGGTATGGTGACGCACGCGGTTCGCGACACGCAAATGGGTGAGGTACAAATCAAAGAAGGCGATTTTATCGGCATGGCTGAGAAAGAAATCGTCACAGCAGGTCCCGACTTGCTAGCTTGCGCAACGACGCTACTCTTGGGAATGGTGGATGAAGACTCCGAAATCGTGACGATATTCTTAGGAGAAGATGCGACGGAAGATCAGGCTCATGCTTTAGAAAAAGCTTTGTCCGATGCATACCCGGATGTGGAAGTTGAGATCCAGGCAGGCGGTCAACCGTTGTATCCATTTATTTTTTCTGTCGAGTAA
- a CDS encoding M20 family metallopeptidase, which yields MEKNWTSYFRQQLPEIIEELRTYVEMETPTHNKQAVDRLGSLIAERFRQLGCRVESLPQEQYGNQLRMEYGDGDEQILILGHFDTVKDIGTLAVEPCREEDGRLYGPGTYDMKAGIVFSYFALRAMMEHNLSPKNKLVFFWNTDEEIGSVSSEMLIREEAKRSKYALVLEPAAGDGSLKTSRKGGGDFILKVTGRAAHAGNDHAKGINAIAELAHHVLAIQSFTNYEVGTTLSVGTITGGSASNVVPDFAMTEIDVRVQSREERERITQLMSQLTAVHPEAKLSLEGGITKPPMERTAGTEQLFLHAKEQARLEGFELTEQGVGGTSDGNFAADAGTPTLDGLGPVGDGAHASHEHIVIDAIPGRIAVMLRMFLTLS from the coding sequence ATGGAGAAAAACTGGACGTCCTATTTTCGGCAGCAGCTCCCAGAAATTATCGAGGAACTGCGTACATATGTAGAGATGGAAACACCCACCCACAACAAGCAAGCTGTTGATCGATTGGGCAGCCTGATTGCTGAACGCTTTCGCCAATTGGGGTGTCGGGTGGAGAGCTTGCCACAAGAGCAATACGGAAATCAGCTTCGAATGGAGTATGGAGATGGCGACGAGCAGATCCTCATTCTCGGTCACTTCGATACTGTAAAAGACATTGGAACATTAGCCGTCGAGCCTTGTCGCGAGGAAGATGGACGACTCTATGGGCCTGGTACATACGACATGAAAGCAGGAATCGTTTTTAGCTATTTTGCCCTGCGCGCCATGATGGAACATAATCTTTCGCCCAAAAATAAGCTCGTCTTTTTTTGGAACACCGACGAAGAGATTGGCAGTGTTTCCTCGGAAATGCTCATTAGAGAGGAAGCAAAAAGAAGTAAATATGCATTGGTACTGGAGCCTGCCGCTGGAGATGGCTCTTTGAAAACAAGCCGCAAAGGTGGCGGAGACTTCATTTTAAAAGTAACAGGCCGCGCTGCACATGCAGGCAATGATCACGCCAAGGGGATCAATGCGATCGCTGAGCTGGCTCACCACGTCCTCGCTATTCAATCATTTACGAATTATGAAGTGGGCACAACCTTGTCTGTCGGTACGATTACAGGCGGAAGTGCATCGAACGTCGTGCCTGACTTTGCCATGACAGAAATCGATGTGCGTGTCCAAAGCCGCGAGGAAAGGGAGCGTATTACCCAATTGATGAGTCAGTTAACCGCTGTCCATCCGGAAGCCAAGCTGTCCCTAGAAGGCGGGATCACCAAGCCCCCCATGGAACGAACGGCGGGTACCGAGCAACTGTTCTTGCATGCGAAGGAACAAGCGCGTCTGGAAGGTTTTGAATTGACGGAGCAAGGTGTCGGCGGAACAAGCGATGGGAACTTCGCCGCTGATGCAGGAACACCAACACTGGACGGTTTGGGACCTGTCGGTGATGGAGCCCACGCTTCCCACGAGCATATCGTCATTGACGCCATTCCTGGCAGGATTGCCGTAATGCTTCGGATGTTTTTAACCTTGTCATAA
- a CDS encoding protease complex subunit PrcB family protein: MKSLWKNSVAVLTILSILPFSQTGVHAEQKHSGPITTSQVDVQTKKLSIVKEGTLTASEREFVGKVKSKKGVHRQGDLYVVSRGEMPTSGYSLKVVGTQQGWEMLTVYVELTNPAPEEITLPAVHTPYIIVRASLPPYTTMVFMDAKTDKVLFR, translated from the coding sequence ATGAAATCGTTATGGAAAAACAGTGTAGCGGTTCTCACCATTCTCTCCATTCTGCCATTTTCACAAACTGGCGTGCACGCTGAACAAAAACATTCGGGGCCGATCACGACTTCCCAAGTAGACGTGCAAACGAAAAAATTGTCTATCGTAAAAGAAGGTACATTGACAGCGTCTGAACGTGAATTCGTAGGAAAAGTAAAATCGAAGAAGGGTGTACATCGTCAAGGCGACCTGTATGTGGTCTCCCGTGGTGAAATGCCTACCTCTGGCTATAGCTTGAAGGTTGTTGGAACTCAGCAAGGATGGGAAATGCTCACGGTTTATGTAGAGTTGACAAATCCAGCTCCAGAAGAGATTACATTGCCAGCGGTGCACACACCTTATATCATTGTGCGTGCAAGCCTGCCGCCGTATACAACCATGGTGTTTATGGATGCAAAAACAGATAAGGTGTTGTTCCGATAA
- a CDS encoding amino acid ABC transporter ATP-binding protein: MIKIDNITKSFGQLNVLKGITTNIGKGEVVAIIGPSGSGKSTLLRCINLMETPTTGTITINGQEITAPKADVMGIRQQIGMVFQHFHLFPHMTVLKNLTYAPMKVKGMSAAEAEQKAKELLARVGLADKADVFPSRLSGGQKQRVAIARSLVMEPKIMLFDEPTSALDPEMVKEVLEVMKGLADSGMTMAIVTHEMRFAEEVSDRILFLDDGRLLEDTPPEEFFQKPRSERAQQFLEKVR; encoded by the coding sequence GTGATTAAGATCGATAACATTACGAAGTCATTTGGACAACTGAATGTGCTGAAGGGTATCACCACGAATATTGGAAAAGGGGAGGTTGTCGCCATCATCGGTCCATCTGGATCGGGGAAGTCAACACTATTGCGTTGCATCAACCTGATGGAGACGCCGACGACGGGTACAATTACGATCAACGGACAGGAAATCACGGCTCCAAAGGCTGACGTGATGGGCATCCGTCAGCAAATCGGGATGGTTTTCCAGCATTTTCACTTGTTTCCGCATATGACGGTATTGAAAAACTTGACCTATGCCCCCATGAAAGTAAAAGGCATGTCTGCGGCTGAAGCGGAACAAAAGGCGAAAGAGCTATTGGCGCGCGTAGGGCTGGCAGACAAAGCGGATGTCTTTCCATCACGTTTGTCGGGCGGTCAGAAGCAGCGTGTAGCCATTGCCCGTTCGCTTGTGATGGAGCCAAAAATCATGCTGTTTGACGAGCCGACCTCTGCCCTCGACCCAGAGATGGTCAAGGAGGTTTTGGAGGTTATGAAGGGGCTGGCTGATAGCGGAATGACTATGGCAATCGTCACGCATGAGATGCGCTTTGCCGAAGAGGTGTCAGACCGTATTTTGTTCCTCGATGATGGTCGTCTCTTGGAGGATACGCCACCGGAAGAGTTTTTCCAAAAGCCAAGAAGTGAACGTGCCCAGCAGTTTTTGGAGAAGGTTCGGTAA
- a CDS encoding amino acid ABC transporter permease: MNLDFAQIVPYIPFILEGIKGTLLVTLISVVLGFFWGSILALIKISNVKLLNWLAVAYTSVFRGTPLILQLTFVYFATPQLTGYNISQLEAAVLTFTLNSGAYISETIRGGILAVDKGQWEAAKALGVPYHRMMLDIILPQAVKNILPALVNETIALLKESALVSTIGLADIMQNANVVKGTIFRYFEPYMIAGILYYVMVMILTWVARVLERRMRLSD; the protein is encoded by the coding sequence ATGAATTTGGATTTTGCACAAATCGTGCCCTATATTCCTTTCATATTGGAAGGGATAAAGGGCACGTTACTTGTTACCTTAATTTCGGTTGTATTGGGATTTTTCTGGGGCTCCATCCTCGCACTCATTAAAATTTCGAATGTGAAATTGCTAAACTGGCTCGCGGTTGCTTACACGTCTGTTTTTCGCGGGACACCTTTGATTTTGCAGCTAACCTTTGTTTATTTTGCAACGCCACAGCTTACTGGTTACAACATTTCACAACTGGAAGCAGCTGTACTGACGTTTACACTAAACTCAGGTGCATACATTTCTGAGACGATTCGCGGTGGAATTTTGGCGGTTGATAAAGGGCAGTGGGAAGCGGCCAAAGCGCTTGGTGTACCTTATCATCGGATGATGCTCGACATTATTTTGCCGCAGGCTGTCAAAAATATCTTGCCTGCTCTTGTCAATGAAACGATTGCACTTTTGAAGGAATCCGCCCTCGTTTCCACGATTGGTCTTGCAGATATCATGCAGAACGCGAATGTGGTCAAAGGCACCATCTTCCGCTATTTTGAGCCATACATGATCGCCGGTATCCTGTACTATGTCATGGTTATGATCCTGACTTGGGTAGCTCGCGTACTGGAACGGAGGATGAGACTCAGTGATTAA
- the rpmB gene encoding 50S ribosomal protein L28, protein MARRCFVTGKSAKAGNARSHSMRATRRTWGVNVQKVRILVNGKPKRVYVSTRALKSGLVTRV, encoded by the coding sequence ATGGCACGTCGTTGCTTTGTAACAGGTAAATCTGCTAAAGCTGGAAACGCTCGCTCCCACTCCATGCGCGCAACTCGCCGCACCTGGGGTGTCAACGTACAAAAAGTGCGCATTCTCGTAAATGGAAAACCGAAGCGCGTTTATGTAAGTACTCGAGCACTGAAATCCGGTCTCGTAACTCGCGTATAG
- the spoVM gene encoding stage V sporulation protein SpoVM codes for MRFYTIKLPKFLGGMIRGIIEAFNKKK; via the coding sequence ATGCGGTTTTACACCATCAAGTTGCCGAAGTTCCTGGGTGGCATGATTCGGGGCATCATCGAGGCGTTCAACAAGAAAAAGTGA
- the sdaAB gene encoding L-serine ammonia-lyase, iron-sulfur-dependent subunit beta, which produces MKYKSVFDIIGPIMVGPSSSHTAGAARIGRVARKLFGRMPLRAEIVFYGSFAKTYQGHGSDVATVAGILDFDTSDLRLKNSLVIAEKAGMEVELSTSEVLTEHPNTARIKLSDDERQIEIVGVSIGGGKIEVLEVNGFSFQLGFDTPTLLVLHEDRFGMIAAVAKVLTQHNINVGLMEVSRHTRGSRALMAIETDSTISQEVLEEIRQIPHIFDVSLLALN; this is translated from the coding sequence GTGAAGTACAAAAGCGTATTTGATATTATCGGTCCAATCATGGTTGGGCCATCTAGCTCCCATACGGCTGGTGCAGCTCGTATCGGTCGTGTGGCTCGCAAGCTGTTTGGCAGAATGCCTTTGCGAGCAGAAATTGTTTTTTACGGCTCATTTGCAAAAACGTATCAAGGACATGGCTCTGATGTGGCGACTGTTGCAGGAATCCTTGACTTTGACACGTCAGATTTGCGTCTGAAAAATTCGCTGGTGATTGCAGAAAAAGCGGGCATGGAAGTGGAGTTATCTACTTCTGAGGTTTTGACAGAGCACCCGAACACGGCGCGGATCAAGCTGTCTGATGATGAGCGTCAGATTGAAATCGTTGGTGTTTCCATTGGTGGCGGGAAGATCGAAGTGTTGGAAGTGAACGGGTTTTCCTTTCAGTTGGGCTTCGATACACCGACACTCTTGGTCTTGCATGAGGATCGCTTTGGGATGATTGCGGCTGTGGCAAAGGTACTGACCCAGCACAACATTAATGTGGGGCTCATGGAAGTGTCTCGACATACACGCGGTTCGCGTGCTTTGATGGCAATTGAAACGGATTCGACGATCTCGCAGGAAGTGCTGGAGGAAATTCGTCAAATCCCCCATATCTTTGACGTATCCCTGCTCGCATTGAACTAA